One Rhodococcus sp. P1Y DNA window includes the following coding sequences:
- a CDS encoding DinB family protein, protein MTLTGEKADILRMLAEQRKNFLITVRGITDEQAGQRTTVSDLTLGGLLSHVVGNEKSWMGIIAAKDETAEFDMSAMSEEYILSADQTVAGLVEEYARVAEATEQAVASLDLDEQIPLPTAPWAPERAWQSVRFTLLHILREVSQHAGHADIIRESLDGGNTTRHMAIEAGMTFD, encoded by the coding sequence ATGACACTCACCGGTGAGAAGGCCGACATTCTCAGAATGCTCGCCGAACAACGAAAGAACTTTCTCATCACCGTTCGCGGCATCACGGACGAGCAGGCGGGGCAGCGGACGACGGTCAGTGACCTCACCCTCGGCGGTCTTCTGAGCCACGTCGTCGGCAACGAGAAGAGTTGGATGGGAATCATCGCGGCCAAGGACGAGACCGCCGAATTCGACATGTCGGCAATGAGCGAGGAGTACATCCTCAGCGCTGATCAGACGGTCGCCGGTCTTGTCGAGGAGTACGCGCGCGTCGCAGAAGCAACAGAGCAGGCTGTCGCCTCGTTGGATCTCGACGAGCAGATCCCGCTCCCCACAGCCCCGTGGGCACCCGAACGCGCATGGCAGTCGGTGCGCTTCACGTTGCTGCACATCCTGCGCGAGGTCTCGCAACACGCCGGGCACGCCGACATCATCAGAGAATCGCTCGACGGCGGGAACACGACGCGGCACATGGCCATCGAAGCCGGCATGACGTTCGACTGA
- a CDS encoding SDR family oxidoreductase, with translation MTSTALVTGASRGLGAAIARKLAPDHHLYLGGRSLDSLAAISSELPGSTPWPVDLLDHDAVRASVQHIDSLDVLVHNAGVAALGTVEESSVDDWRSQYESNVLAVVSLTQALLPALRRAGGHVVLINSGAGLRVNPGWGGYAASKFALRAFGDALRAEETSLRVTSVHPGRIDTDMQRAIVRDEGDEYDGSKFLQADTVALAVRNAVDTPADAHPTEIVLKTR, from the coding sequence ATGACTTCCACGGCACTGGTGACAGGCGCGAGCAGAGGCCTCGGCGCCGCGATTGCACGTAAACTGGCACCCGATCATCATCTTTACCTGGGCGGACGGTCCTTGGATTCGCTCGCAGCCATCTCTTCGGAACTCCCGGGTTCGACGCCGTGGCCGGTGGATCTTCTCGACCACGATGCGGTTCGCGCTTCGGTTCAGCACATCGATTCGCTCGACGTTCTGGTTCACAACGCAGGTGTTGCGGCGCTGGGGACCGTGGAGGAATCGTCGGTCGACGACTGGCGCTCGCAGTACGAGTCGAATGTTCTCGCGGTTGTATCGCTCACCCAGGCTCTGCTTCCTGCGTTGCGACGCGCAGGCGGGCATGTCGTTTTGATCAACTCGGGAGCTGGACTGCGGGTGAACCCGGGCTGGGGCGGTTATGCGGCGTCGAAGTTCGCGTTGAGAGCGTTCGGCGACGCCTTGCGCGCCGAGGAGACTTCCCTGCGGGTCACCTCCGTCCACCCGGGTCGTATCGACACCGACATGCAGCGCGCGATCGTCCGCGATGAAGGAGACGAGTACGACGGCTCGAAGTTCTTGCAAGCCGACACCGTCGCTTTGGCGGTGCGCAATGCCGTCGACACCCCGGCCGACGCCCATCCGACCGAGATAGTGCTGAAGACGCGCTGA